In Persicimonas caeni, a single window of DNA contains:
- a CDS encoding M20 family peptidase, producing the protein MKKLVMTVLGGLTAAFVVLAAILLVRAAGVESVQPEVSAPQDLPEVDEGAVERLAGAVRIPTLSPAQYTDKQLAPFETLTDYLETSFPRVHAELDREKVGPCSLMYTWEGRDPEAKPAVLMSHLDVVPVEEGEEKDWTKPPFSGAVADGYVWGRGTLDIKAGVLGILEATETLLRAGAQPRHTFIFAFGCDEEIGGRRGAKEMAALLEKRGIEPAYVLDEGLVITEGMMPGVDKPVALVGLAEKGFMTLHLTAKAEGGHSSMPPNETAIGVLARAVKRLEDNQFDAELNAPARQMFEAVGPEMPMAMRVVFANLWLLEPVLIGQLEKKKQTNATVRTTTAVTIFNAGVQDNVLPKTARATVNFRIAPGQTRDDVMRHVEEVIDDERVEIQAAEGSFNSNPSPVSSSQTPAFEHVRRTTREIFGEETVVIPGLMVGGTDSRWFTDVADDVYRFIPMRLTADDTKRIHGVDERIGVENYKNIVRYYMQLMRAKK; encoded by the coding sequence ATGAAGAAATTAGTGATGACAGTGTTAGGCGGCCTAACCGCCGCGTTCGTCGTGCTCGCCGCTATCCTGCTGGTCCGCGCAGCCGGGGTCGAGTCCGTCCAGCCCGAGGTCTCTGCGCCGCAAGACTTACCCGAAGTCGATGAGGGTGCCGTCGAGCGCCTGGCCGGCGCCGTCCGGATACCGACCCTCTCGCCGGCGCAGTACACCGACAAGCAGCTCGCGCCCTTCGAGACGTTGACCGACTACCTCGAAACCTCGTTTCCGCGGGTGCACGCCGAGCTCGACCGCGAGAAGGTCGGCCCGTGCAGCCTGATGTATACGTGGGAGGGCCGAGACCCGGAGGCCAAGCCGGCGGTGCTCATGTCGCACCTCGACGTGGTGCCGGTCGAAGAGGGAGAGGAGAAGGACTGGACGAAGCCGCCCTTCTCGGGCGCGGTCGCCGACGGCTACGTGTGGGGGCGCGGCACGCTCGACATCAAGGCCGGGGTGCTCGGCATCCTGGAGGCGACCGAGACGCTGCTCCGAGCGGGCGCGCAGCCGAGGCACACCTTCATCTTTGCGTTCGGCTGTGACGAGGAAATCGGGGGCCGACGCGGCGCCAAAGAGATGGCGGCGCTGCTCGAGAAACGCGGCATCGAGCCGGCGTACGTGCTCGATGAAGGGCTGGTGATCACTGAAGGGATGATGCCCGGCGTCGACAAGCCGGTCGCGCTCGTGGGGTTGGCCGAGAAGGGGTTCATGACGCTGCACCTGACGGCGAAGGCCGAGGGCGGCCACTCGTCGATGCCGCCCAACGAGACGGCCATCGGCGTCTTGGCGCGGGCGGTCAAGCGGCTCGAAGACAACCAGTTCGACGCCGAGTTGAACGCTCCGGCCCGCCAGATGTTCGAGGCCGTCGGCCCGGAGATGCCCATGGCCATGCGCGTGGTCTTCGCCAATCTGTGGCTCCTCGAGCCGGTGCTCATCGGCCAACTCGAGAAGAAAAAGCAGACCAACGCCACCGTGCGCACCACCACCGCGGTGACCATCTTCAACGCCGGCGTGCAGGACAACGTGCTGCCGAAGACGGCGCGGGCGACCGTCAACTTCCGTATCGCCCCCGGCCAGACGCGCGACGACGTGATGCGACACGTCGAAGAGGTCATCGACGACGAGCGCGTCGAGATTCAGGCCGCCGAAGGCAGCTTCAACTCGAACCCCTCGCCGGTGTCGAGCAGTCAGACACCTGCGTTCGAGCACGTGCGCCGCACCACCCGCGAGATCTTCGGCGAAGAGACGGTCGTCATCCCCGGCCTGATGGTGGGCGGCACCGACTCGCGCTGGTTCACGGACGTGGCCGACGACGTCTATCGATTCATCCCCATGCGGCTGACCGCCGACGACACCAAGCGCATCCACGGAGTCGACGAGCGCATCGGCGTCGAGAACTACAAAAATATCGTGCGCTACTACATGCAGTTGATGCGCGCGAAGAAGTAA
- a CDS encoding oxygen-binding di-iron domain-containing protein, with product MEEITLAEPTRVAPDTFALSSYVPLPGLGVLPVNAFLVRAQQPILVDAGLSATREALLARLEELVDLDELRWIWLTHTDPDHIGAIELLLERAPNARVVTTYLGMGKMGLHRPLPPERVYLLNPGQELDLGDRKLFALRPPTYDAPETTAAFDPKTRALFAADCFGTLMKAPAQTAAEIHPDELRDGMITWASVDAPWLEFIDEEAFEASVRALERLAPKYVFSGHLPPAEDLSDTLAACLRDARGVTPFVGPDQATMEAMMGEEPPSGEARA from the coding sequence GTGGAAGAAATCACCTTAGCCGAACCGACCCGGGTCGCCCCCGACACCTTCGCCCTCTCATCGTATGTCCCGTTGCCCGGCCTGGGCGTCTTGCCGGTCAACGCGTTTCTCGTGCGCGCCCAGCAGCCCATCCTCGTCGACGCGGGGCTGTCGGCCACCCGCGAGGCGCTCCTCGCCCGCCTCGAAGAGCTCGTCGACCTGGACGAGCTGCGCTGGATCTGGCTCACGCATACTGACCCCGACCACATCGGCGCCATCGAGCTGCTCTTGGAGCGCGCCCCCAACGCCCGGGTGGTCACCACCTACCTCGGCATGGGCAAGATGGGCCTGCACCGCCCGCTGCCCCCCGAGCGCGTCTACCTGCTCAACCCGGGCCAAGAACTCGATCTGGGCGACCGCAAGCTCTTCGCTCTGCGCCCGCCCACCTACGACGCCCCCGAGACGACCGCCGCCTTCGACCCGAAGACCCGCGCGCTCTTCGCCGCCGACTGCTTCGGCACCCTCATGAAAGCCCCCGCCCAGACCGCCGCCGAAATCCACCCCGACGAGCTTCGCGACGGCATGATCACCTGGGCGAGCGTCGACGCCCCCTGGCTCGAGTTCATCGATGAAGAGGCCTTCGAGGCCTCGGTGCGCGCGCTCGAGCGCCTGGCGCCCAAATACGTCTTCAGCGGGCACTTGCCCCCCGCCGAAGACCTGTCCGACACGCTCGCCGCCTGCCTGCGGGACGCCCGCGGCGTGACCCCGTTCGTGGGGCCCGACCAGGCCACCATGGAGGCGATGATGGGGGAGGAGCCGCCGAGTGGTGAGGCGCGGGCTTAG
- a CDS encoding saccharopine dehydrogenase family protein: MSDRQDREFDIVLWGATGFAGRLVAEYFAAHYGEDELRWALGGRNRAKLEVVRDELMHEFGQAAKVPLVIADATDRPSLDEMAERTRVVCTTVGPYDKYGSKLVAACVDKQTDYCDLTGEVHWIREMIDAHHDQARENKTRIVNCCGFDSIPSDLGTLMVQDFAKREFGAPCRENKMFLMGAKGGFSGGTLDSMSNLMERLGKEPELRRVVGHPYSLNPEGEQTGPDGSTQTSVSHDKKADLWTAPFIMARINEKIVRRSNAVLGYPYGRDFSYEETTSTGKGVTGALRAAGLTAGLGAFAGLMALTPTRNLLRKYVLPSPGEGPSREAIESGFFRVKHLGRGISETGESFEVEATIAADSDPGYGATALMLAESALCLAFDECDDCTEGGILTPASAMGMALVDRLSDAGMTMEVGRR; the protein is encoded by the coding sequence ATGAGCGACCGCCAGGACCGCGAATTCGACATCGTTTTGTGGGGCGCCACCGGCTTTGCCGGGCGCCTCGTGGCCGAGTACTTCGCCGCCCATTATGGCGAGGACGAGCTTCGCTGGGCCCTCGGCGGGCGCAACCGGGCTAAGCTCGAGGTAGTGCGAGACGAGCTGATGCACGAGTTTGGCCAGGCGGCGAAGGTGCCTTTGGTGATCGCGGACGCCACCGACCGCCCGAGCCTCGACGAGATGGCCGAGCGTACTCGCGTGGTCTGCACCACCGTCGGTCCCTACGACAAGTACGGCAGCAAGCTCGTCGCCGCGTGCGTCGACAAGCAGACCGACTACTGCGACCTGACCGGCGAGGTGCACTGGATCCGTGAGATGATCGACGCGCACCACGACCAGGCGCGCGAGAACAAGACGCGCATCGTCAACTGCTGCGGGTTCGACTCCATCCCCAGCGACCTGGGCACCTTGATGGTCCAAGACTTCGCCAAGCGCGAGTTCGGCGCTCCCTGCCGCGAAAACAAGATGTTTTTGATGGGCGCCAAGGGAGGCTTCAGTGGCGGCACGCTCGACAGCATGTCGAACCTGATGGAGCGGCTGGGCAAGGAGCCCGAGCTGCGACGCGTGGTGGGTCATCCCTACTCGCTGAACCCCGAAGGTGAGCAAACTGGCCCCGATGGAAGCACTCAGACGTCGGTGAGCCACGACAAAAAGGCCGACCTGTGGACTGCGCCGTTTATCATGGCGCGCATCAACGAAAAGATCGTGCGTCGCAGCAACGCGGTGCTCGGCTATCCGTATGGGCGAGATTTCAGCTACGAAGAGACCACCAGCACCGGCAAGGGCGTGACCGGCGCGCTGCGCGCCGCCGGATTGACCGCCGGCCTCGGCGCGTTCGCCGGCCTGATGGCGCTGACGCCGACGCGCAATCTCCTTCGAAAATACGTCCTCCCGAGCCCCGGCGAAGGTCCGAGCCGCGAGGCGATCGAGAGCGGTTTCTTCCGCGTGAAGCACCTCGGGCGCGGCATCTCCGAGACCGGAGAGTCCTTCGAGGTCGAGGCGACCATCGCCGCCGACTCCGACCCGGGCTACGGCGCCACCGCCCTGATGCTCGCCGAGTCGGCGCTGTGCCTGGCGTTCGACGAATGTGACGACTGCACCGAGGGAGGCATCCTGACGCCCGCGTCGGCCATGGGCATGGCGCTGGTCGACCGACTGAGCGATGCAGGGATGACCATGGAGGTCGGCCGGCGCTAA
- a CDS encoding class I SAM-dependent methyltransferase: protein MREQWREAFGEMAREYWTDERTRELTGGKDLLVLPGEAPALLRALGLLHRDATMPPPQVSKYLQLNHMLWLMGPPLRELMERFGVLNFIDAGCGRSYLTTALAWCFRNVWEQPARILGVDINAKLVDECRRRTEITGLQDILRYEAADLDVFDSASAWKSAFGDGVDKTHAVISLHACDTATDDAIALGIAEEAELIAVAPCCQAELARGWKELDEADVDGAFRPIWQTPQLRRTSGAQITDTFRMLLLRAAGYETRVVEFVPSEHTPKNTLIRAMRRSDGDPEALEEYRELRRATGGVGIKLERLLEV, encoded by the coding sequence ATGCGAGAACAGTGGCGAGAGGCCTTCGGCGAGATGGCCCGTGAGTATTGGACCGACGAGCGCACCCGCGAGTTGACCGGCGGCAAGGACTTGTTGGTGCTGCCCGGCGAGGCGCCGGCGCTGTTGCGGGCGTTGGGGCTGTTGCATCGCGACGCGACCATGCCTCCGCCGCAGGTGAGCAAATACCTGCAGCTCAACCATATGCTGTGGCTGATGGGCCCGCCGCTTCGCGAGCTGATGGAGCGCTTCGGGGTGCTCAACTTCATCGACGCAGGCTGCGGGCGCTCGTACCTGACGACGGCGCTGGCGTGGTGTTTTCGGAACGTCTGGGAGCAGCCCGCGCGTATCCTCGGCGTCGACATCAACGCCAAGCTCGTCGACGAGTGCCGCCGACGCACCGAGATCACCGGCCTGCAGGATATCCTGCGCTACGAGGCGGCCGACCTCGACGTGTTCGACTCGGCGTCGGCCTGGAAGAGCGCGTTCGGAGACGGGGTCGACAAGACCCACGCGGTCATCTCGCTGCACGCCTGCGACACCGCCACCGACGACGCCATCGCGCTGGGCATCGCCGAAGAGGCCGAGCTCATCGCGGTGGCGCCCTGCTGCCAGGCGGAGCTCGCGCGCGGCTGGAAGGAGCTCGACGAGGCCGACGTCGACGGGGCCTTTCGGCCCATCTGGCAGACCCCGCAGCTTCGACGCACGAGCGGCGCGCAGATCACGGACACGTTTCGCATGCTCCTGCTCCGCGCGGCGGGCTACGAGACCCGCGTCGTCGAGTTCGTCCCCTCCGAGCACACCCCGAAGAACACGCTCATCCGCGCGATGCGCCGCAGCGACGGCGACCCCGAGGCGCTCGAGGAGTACCGCGAGCTTCGTCGGGCCACCGGCGGCGTGGGCATCAAGCTCGAGCGACTGCTCGAGGTTTGA
- a CDS encoding glycoside hydrolase 5 family protein translates to MTRDGAGLRVGDRPYRVFGCNTYYLMAWAADPNLRRHVDEVLDTAVQFGLNTVRTWAFNDGEDQWNALQPRPGEHDERVLEALDYVVWQAGRRGLRLILALVNHWDDYGGRRRYAAWSSTAKRADDFYRDAACRRCYRHHARTLVERTNSYTGRVYRDDPTILAWELGNEPRCARDPSGLTLQYWLEEMSAHLKELDPNHLVGTGLEGFWGKWREGRYNPPRWLGGQGSDFLWNHQPDTIDLMSFHVYPDHWHMDEKATMRWIREHLDAAAELGKPAVMGEFGKRGPRALRERCFRKWLDATTSAATDTEHPAAAGALFWALYHDDYPDYDRFGVYRRHESTVDLLRSYTAR, encoded by the coding sequence GTGACACGCGACGGCGCGGGCCTTCGCGTCGGCGACCGGCCTTATCGCGTCTTCGGCTGCAATACGTATTACCTGATGGCGTGGGCGGCGGATCCGAACCTGCGCCGCCACGTCGACGAGGTGCTCGATACGGCGGTTCAATTCGGCCTCAACACGGTGCGCACCTGGGCGTTCAACGACGGCGAGGACCAGTGGAACGCGTTGCAGCCTCGCCCCGGCGAGCACGACGAGCGAGTCCTCGAGGCCCTTGACTATGTGGTCTGGCAGGCCGGTCGGCGAGGGCTTCGGCTCATCTTAGCGCTGGTCAATCACTGGGACGACTATGGGGGACGGCGCCGATACGCCGCGTGGAGCTCGACGGCCAAGCGCGCCGACGACTTCTACCGCGACGCCGCGTGTCGGCGCTGTTATCGCCACCACGCCCGCACGCTCGTCGAGCGCACCAACTCCTATACCGGCCGCGTCTACCGCGACGACCCCACCATCTTGGCCTGGGAGCTCGGCAACGAGCCGCGCTGCGCGCGCGACCCGAGCGGGTTGACCCTGCAGTACTGGCTGGAGGAGATGTCGGCGCATCTCAAGGAGCTCGACCCGAACCACCTGGTCGGTACCGGTTTGGAAGGCTTTTGGGGCAAGTGGCGCGAAGGGCGCTACAACCCGCCGCGCTGGCTCGGCGGGCAGGGAAGCGACTTCCTGTGGAATCACCAGCCCGACACGATCGACCTGATGAGCTTTCACGTCTATCCCGACCACTGGCACATGGACGAGAAGGCGACGATGCGCTGGATTCGAGAGCACCTCGATGCGGCCGCCGAGCTCGGTAAGCCGGCGGTGATGGGCGAGTTCGGCAAGCGAGGTCCGCGTGCGCTGCGCGAGCGTTGCTTTCGGAAGTGGCTCGATGCGACCACCAGCGCAGCTACCGACACGGAGCACCCCGCCGCGGCCGGCGCGCTCTTCTGGGCGCTCTACCACGACGATTACCCCGACTACGATCGCTTCGGCGTCTACCGGCGCCACGAGAGCACCGTCGACCTCCTTCGCAGCTACACGGCCCGCTGA
- a CDS encoding PDZ domain-containing protein, whose amino-acid sequence MLSREEVEKIAEVLDGMPVWGCIPGSPAQKAGIQYGDVLLRVNGCRVKCFKEYAAAQKLDSRKMTAQVAREDEIFEVEINLKDPEWRPEPEETFKKIADKGYMARLLGDDSGSDDKRIT is encoded by the coding sequence ATGCTCTCACGTGAAGAAGTGGAGAAGATAGCCGAGGTGCTCGATGGAATGCCCGTTTGGGGCTGCATTCCCGGAAGCCCTGCTCAGAAGGCCGGGATTCAGTACGGTGACGTTTTGCTGCGCGTCAACGGCTGCAGGGTCAAGTGCTTCAAGGAGTATGCGGCCGCCCAGAAGCTCGACAGCCGGAAGATGACCGCCCAGGTAGCTCGTGAGGATGAAATCTTCGAGGTCGAAATCAATCTCAAAGATCCTGAGTGGCGTCCCGAGCCCGAAGAGACGTTCAAGAAAATCGCCGACAAAGGGTATATGGCCCGCTTGTTGGGGGATGACTCGGGGAGCGACGACAAACGAATCACCTGA
- a CDS encoding heavy metal translocating P-type ATPase, producing MSNVTTTTTYQVKGLCCSSEVKLVEDTLGPLPGVEGVQVSLAAGSVRVSHAPEFDPDQVGAALEPVGLSATPRKRPGAGSMPTRPPWWRDADLLPVLVAGLLIVVGVLCMHVFALPTVAVASLVVATAVGGFPVFKTAIRSAKRLDMDINVLMTVAVIGALILGEWLEAAMVVALFAFAEWLEGASMSRARSAIGKLMELAPDEARVVRDGQEEVVPVEMVGIGEQVIVRPGEKIPVDGVVEAGESEVDQAPITGESKPAHKRAGDEVFAGTLNGQGSLDIRVDHAPDDTTLAKVIEAIETAQQNRSESERFVERFARRYTPSVIALAVLAATVPPIFFGGDWETWFYRSLVLLVIACPCALVLATPITTASALARAARDGILIKGGRFLEELGRIRAVAFDKTGTLTQGRPQVTEVVPVSGVDDDALLRLAATAESRSEHYLARAITQAADARGLDYNGGRLVSFQAQVGRGVEAWVAEADLAQSKQAQQAKQAQQAEQVEMVAEAGESCCSGGCSSSATADAPAPSRSGEAGQKILVGSRTLLEEHGVDFDAASEANSARWTALEEHGQTVVGVARGDEFLGLIAIEDTPRPEAKATVERLRGGQVGDVYMLTGDNAVCASAVAEELGLDDDAVLANLLPEDKVSAIEKLSKRHRHVAMVGDGINDAPALAAAPVGIAMGAAGTDIALDTAHVALMADDLEKLPQAIDLGARTGRIIRQNIVLALGIKVAVFALAAVGMATLWMAVLADMGTSLLVIFNGMRMLRSE from the coding sequence ATGTCGAACGTCACAACCACCACGACCTACCAAGTCAAAGGCCTGTGCTGCTCGAGCGAGGTCAAACTCGTCGAGGACACCCTCGGGCCGCTGCCGGGCGTCGAGGGTGTGCAGGTGAGCCTGGCCGCCGGCAGTGTGCGGGTGAGTCATGCGCCCGAATTCGATCCCGACCAAGTCGGCGCCGCGTTGGAGCCGGTGGGGCTTTCGGCCACGCCGCGAAAGCGCCCCGGGGCCGGGAGCATGCCCACGCGGCCACCCTGGTGGCGCGATGCGGATCTGCTTCCGGTGTTGGTCGCCGGGCTTCTCATCGTCGTGGGCGTGTTGTGCATGCACGTGTTCGCGCTGCCCACGGTGGCGGTGGCCAGCCTCGTGGTGGCGACCGCGGTGGGCGGGTTTCCCGTCTTCAAGACCGCGATTCGCTCGGCCAAGCGGCTCGACATGGACATCAACGTGTTGATGACCGTGGCGGTCATCGGGGCGCTGATTCTAGGCGAGTGGCTCGAGGCGGCGATGGTCGTCGCGCTGTTCGCGTTTGCCGAGTGGCTCGAAGGGGCGAGCATGTCGCGGGCGCGCAGCGCCATCGGGAAGCTCATGGAACTCGCGCCCGACGAGGCGCGGGTGGTGCGCGACGGCCAGGAAGAGGTGGTGCCCGTCGAGATGGTCGGCATCGGCGAGCAGGTCATCGTGCGTCCGGGCGAGAAGATCCCGGTCGACGGGGTCGTCGAGGCCGGCGAGAGCGAGGTCGACCAGGCGCCGATCACCGGCGAGTCGAAGCCGGCCCACAAGCGGGCGGGGGATGAGGTCTTCGCCGGCACGCTCAACGGGCAGGGAAGCCTCGACATCCGCGTCGACCACGCCCCCGACGACACCACGCTGGCCAAGGTCATCGAGGCGATCGAGACCGCCCAGCAGAACCGCTCGGAGTCGGAGCGCTTCGTCGAGCGTTTCGCGCGCCGCTACACCCCGTCGGTCATCGCCCTGGCCGTGCTCGCCGCGACCGTGCCGCCGATCTTCTTCGGCGGGGACTGGGAGACCTGGTTCTACCGCTCGCTTGTTTTGTTGGTCATCGCGTGTCCGTGCGCCCTGGTGTTGGCGACGCCGATCACGACCGCCTCGGCGCTCGCCCGCGCCGCCCGCGACGGGATTCTCATCAAGGGTGGACGTTTCCTCGAAGAGCTCGGGCGCATCCGCGCGGTCGCCTTCGACAAGACGGGGACGCTCACGCAAGGCCGGCCGCAGGTGACCGAGGTCGTGCCGGTATCCGGCGTCGACGACGACGCGTTGTTGCGGCTCGCCGCGACCGCCGAGAGCCGAAGTGAGCACTACCTGGCCCGCGCGATCACGCAGGCCGCCGACGCCCGGGGGCTCGACTACAACGGCGGGCGGCTGGTGTCGTTTCAGGCGCAGGTGGGCCGCGGCGTGGAGGCGTGGGTTGCCGAGGCCGACTTGGCCCAATCCAAACAAGCCCAACAAGCCAAACAAGCCCAACAAGCCGAGCAGGTCGAGATGGTCGCCGAGGCCGGCGAGTCGTGCTGCTCGGGGGGGTGCTCGTCGAGCGCGACGGCCGACGCGCCGGCGCCTTCTCGGTCGGGCGAGGCGGGCCAGAAGATCCTCGTCGGCAGCCGCACGCTGCTCGAAGAGCACGGCGTCGACTTCGACGCGGCTTCCGAGGCCAATTCGGCGAGGTGGACCGCGCTCGAGGAGCACGGCCAGACGGTCGTAGGCGTGGCCCGCGGGGACGAGTTCCTCGGGCTCATCGCCATCGAGGACACGCCGCGCCCGGAGGCGAAGGCCACCGTCGAGCGACTGCGCGGCGGGCAGGTCGGCGACGTCTACATGCTCACCGGCGACAACGCCGTGTGCGCGTCCGCCGTGGCCGAGGAGCTCGGCCTCGACGACGACGCGGTGCTCGCCAACCTGCTGCCCGAGGACAAGGTCAGCGCCATCGAGAAGCTGTCGAAGCGTCACCGGCACGTGGCCATGGTCGGCGACGGCATCAACGATGCCCCGGCGCTCGCGGCGGCCCCGGTGGGCATCGCCATGGGGGCGGCGGGCACCGATATCGCGCTCGACACAGCGCACGTGGCGCTGATGGCCGACGACCTCGAGAAGCTGCCGCAGGCCATTGACCTGGGCGCGCGCACCGGCCGCATCATCCGCCAGAACATCGTGTTGGCGCTGGGCATCAAAGTGGCCGTCTTCGCTCTGGCCGCGGTGGGAATGGCGACGCTATGGATGGCCGTGTTGGCCGACATGGGCACGAGCCTGTTGGTGATTTTCAATGGCATGCGAATGCTTCGCAGTGAATGA
- a CDS encoding CHASE domain-containing protein, with the protein MSAEETMQGGGRTYEVSANHESLRRLIRRWGLAKLVFLIGLAATVWIWSWLSEREAAYINADFQTDSAQIAAGIQFELATELAALRGLSALYVAFDEVPRADFMEYASPFVEYRPGVEGMLWINRVSRQERSTHVSQTREVFDPNYSLRAVDGSKTTVEPPYFPIHYALIGPEIEAQLEGLDLSSSPVLAKALAKARDTGSAVVSNPATLPGLRADQPYVLGFHPIYQTGTPAETVAHRREHLLGFVGVIYHIDEIIRGTLQRLPSVAELEFALFDPSPGDSQGKAKLYEHRSEVAEEEPGFIDRLVHTDDVYHMRERIPINVPGQRWALIFEPSVAYVEARQNLAPAVALGGGLLATLLLSALVASMAGRTLRVREEVDRRTTELRDAHEALKERTIEMEASNFELAQSREQLRRAKDRAEAASQAKSEFLANMSHDIRTPMNAIVGFSELLLDADLDPRSREYVALIDRSANSLLRLLNDILDLSKLEAGELTLEHARFRLGDVLDEVLDTQEIRARRKDVQLSCDIPPRLSSSFLVGDRLRVRQVVENLVSNAIKFTEQGRVAVNVDIEWERNDQTCLHFAVRDTGVGISEEKQQLIFDAFQQAAPARDARRGSGLGLTIASRLVDAMGGEIWVESEVGQGSTFHFTSQFGLEPEAPPEPDATDRTYPIAQSSSLRVLVAEDDRVNRRLVESVLEKKGHQITFAENGREAVETFEPGAFDIVLMDVRMPELDGFEATRQIRANEQSSGTHTPIVAMTAHAMKGDRERCLQAGMDDYVAKPVKASSLYDVLERWTQQN; encoded by the coding sequence ATGAGCGCCGAAGAGACAATGCAGGGTGGCGGTCGCACCTACGAGGTGTCGGCCAACCACGAGTCATTGCGCCGGCTCATCCGTCGTTGGGGGCTGGCCAAACTGGTCTTCCTCATCGGCCTCGCCGCCACCGTCTGGATCTGGTCGTGGCTCAGCGAGCGCGAGGCCGCCTATATCAACGCCGACTTCCAGACCGACAGCGCCCAGATCGCCGCCGGCATTCAATTCGAGCTCGCCACCGAGCTTGCCGCGCTGCGCGGGCTCAGCGCGCTATATGTCGCCTTCGACGAGGTCCCGCGCGCCGACTTTATGGAGTACGCCTCTCCTTTCGTCGAATACCGCCCCGGCGTCGAAGGAATGCTGTGGATCAATCGCGTCAGCCGCCAAGAGCGGTCCACCCACGTGTCGCAAACCCGCGAAGTCTTCGACCCGAACTACTCGTTGCGCGCGGTCGACGGTTCTAAGACGACGGTCGAGCCTCCCTATTTTCCCATTCACTACGCGTTGATCGGTCCCGAAATCGAGGCGCAGCTGGAGGGGCTCGACCTGAGCTCGTCTCCCGTGTTGGCGAAGGCCTTGGCGAAGGCGCGCGACACCGGAAGCGCCGTGGTGTCGAACCCCGCCACCTTGCCGGGCTTGCGCGCGGACCAACCGTACGTGCTCGGCTTCCACCCCATCTACCAGACGGGCACGCCGGCCGAGACCGTCGCCCACCGGCGAGAGCACCTGCTCGGGTTTGTCGGGGTGATCTACCACATCGACGAGATCATCCGCGGCACGCTCCAGAGGTTGCCCAGCGTGGCCGAGCTCGAGTTCGCGCTGTTCGACCCATCGCCGGGCGACTCACAGGGGAAGGCCAAGCTCTACGAACACCGCTCCGAGGTCGCCGAGGAAGAGCCGGGGTTCATCGACCGGCTGGTGCACACCGACGACGTGTATCACATGCGCGAGCGCATCCCGATCAATGTGCCCGGGCAGCGCTGGGCGCTGATCTTCGAGCCCAGCGTGGCCTACGTCGAGGCGCGCCAAAACCTCGCCCCGGCCGTCGCTCTGGGCGGTGGCCTGCTCGCCACTCTTCTGCTCAGCGCCCTCGTCGCCTCGATGGCCGGTCGTACGCTGCGGGTCCGCGAGGAGGTCGACCGGCGCACGACCGAGCTTCGCGATGCCCATGAGGCCCTCAAGGAGCGCACCATCGAGATGGAGGCGTCGAACTTCGAGCTGGCGCAGTCGCGCGAGCAGCTTCGCCGCGCCAAAGACCGCGCCGAGGCGGCCAGCCAGGCCAAGAGCGAGTTCTTGGCGAATATGAGTCACGATATCCGAACGCCAATGAACGCCATCGTCGGCTTCTCCGAGCTGCTGCTCGACGCCGACCTCGACCCTCGCTCGCGTGAATACGTCGCTCTCATCGACCGCTCGGCCAACTCGCTGCTTCGCCTGCTCAACGATATCCTCGACCTGTCGAAGCTCGAAGCCGGTGAGCTGACCCTCGAGCATGCGCGGTTCCGCCTCGGCGACGTGCTCGACGAGGTCTTGGACACCCAAGAGATTCGCGCCCGCCGAAAGGACGTGCAGCTCAGTTGTGATATCCCGCCTCGCCTCTCCTCGAGCTTCCTCGTCGGCGACCGCCTGCGCGTGCGTCAGGTGGTCGAGAACCTGGTGAGCAACGCCATCAAGTTCACCGAGCAGGGCCGCGTCGCGGTCAACGTCGACATCGAGTGGGAGCGCAACGACCAGACCTGCCTGCACTTCGCCGTGCGCGATACCGGCGTGGGCATCTCCGAGGAGAAGCAGCAGTTGATCTTCGACGCCTTCCAACAAGCCGCACCCGCGCGGGATGCACGGCGCGGTAGCGGTCTGGGCTTGACCATCGCCTCGCGTCTGGTTGACGCGATGGGCGGCGAGATCTGGGTGGAGAGCGAAGTCGGCCAGGGCAGCACCTTTCACTTCACCAGTCAGTTTGGGTTGGAACCGGAAGCCCCACCCGAGCCCGACGCGACAGACCGCACGTATCCGATCGCTCAATCTTCATCGCTGCGCGTGCTGGTCGCCGAGGACGACCGGGTCAACCGCCGCCTCGTCGAGAGTGTGCTCGAGAAGAAGGGCCACCAGATCACCTTCGCCGAGAATGGACGCGAGGCCGTCGAGACCTTCGAGCCCGGCGCCTTCGATATCGTGCTGATGGACGTCAGGATGCCCGAGCTCGACGGCTTCGAGGCGACCCGCCAAATCCGCGCGAACGAGCAGAGCTCGGGCACGCACACGCCGATCGTGGCGATGACCGCCCATGCAATGAAAGGAGACCGCGAGCGATGCCTGCAAGCCGGCATGGACGACTACGTCGCCAAGCCGGTCAAGGCCTCGAGCCTCTACGACGTCCTGGAGCGGTGGACACAACAGAATTGA